ACTTCTCGTATAGCTTGCCAGTCAGTCGACCAATCATCGTGACGATTCTCCAGGAAGTTCTTTCAAACGAAGCCGGCCTCGACGAGACCCTGACCGGGTCGACCGCCCAGCTCCCACACTCCACCCCATTTTTTCTAGTTGAACCGCCAGTGGCGCCATATGCGCATGACAGATGGCGCAGGCGAGGGCATCAGCTGGATCCGATCCGGGTGTTGCGTTGAGGTTGAGCAATCGCTGCACCATGTCTTGCACCTGCTGCTTGGCCGCTTTACCGTGTCCCACGACGGATTTCTTGATCTGTAATGCCGTGTACTCGTGGACCAGAAGATCACTGTCAGCCAGCGCACACAACGCCGCACCACGGGCCTGACCAAGCAGCAAGGTGGTTTGCGGGTTGGTGTTGACGAACACAATTTCGAGTGCAGCCACATCAGGACGCGTATCACGCACCACTTCACGCAGGTTGTCCAGAATGATTTTCAGTCGGGCAGGCAGGGTCGCCTGGGCGTCAATCAAAATGGTGCCACTTGCGACATACTGCATGTTTGCACCTTGTACGTCGATCACCCCGAAGCCTGTGCGCCTGAGTCCGGGGTCAACGCCCAGTATCCGCATCACGCCGCCTTAGTGACGGAAATGTCGCATGCCAGTCAGTACCATGACGACTCCACGCTCGTTGGCAGCGGAAATGACCTCTTCGTCGCGCATGCTGCCGCCTGGTTGAATGACACACTTTGCGCCTGCATCAACCACGACGTCCAGACCGTCACGGAACGGAAAAAATGCGTCTGAGGCCACTGCGCTGCCCTGCAGAGACAAACCTGCATTCTGGGCCTTGATGCTTGCGATGCGGGCGGAATCAACCCGACTCATCTGGCCTGCACCGACCCCTAGCGTCATGCCCTGACCTGCATACACAATTGCGTTGGATTTGACGAACTTGGCCACCTTCCAGGCAAACAGCATATCCTGCATTTGTTCTTGCGTGGGTTTGAGGTCACTCACCACCTTGAGAGCGCTCATGTCCAGCGTTTCGCTGTCTGGTGTCTGGACTAGCCAGCCGCCGCCCACGCGCTTGATGTCAAAGGTGTTCTGCGCGGTGCCTAGTGGTACTTCAAGTACCCGGACGTTCTTCTTGTGTCCCAGGACCGACAATGCCGAGCCTTCGTAGGCAGGGGCGAGAAGAACTTCAAGAAACTGGCCTGATACCGCTTCCGCCGTGGATGCGTCGACAGGCCTGTTAAAGGCAATGATGCCGCCAAAGGCCGAGGTCGGATCAGTCCGGAGTGCTTTCTGATAGGCCTCGTAGATGGTTTCTCCAGTTGCAACTCCGCACGGATTGGCATGCTTGATGATGACGCATGCGGGACCCTCGAAGCTGCGTACACACTCCCAGGCGGCGTCGGCATCGGCAATGTTGTTGTATGAGAGTTCCTTGCCCTGCAATTGCCGGAAATTGGCGAGCAGCCCACTGCCGGAGACCGGGTCGCGATAGAAAGCAGCCGACTGCTGGGGATTCTCGCCGTAGCGCAGTGTCTGTTCGCGCTGGACCTGCATGGTCAGCGTACGAGGCCAGCTCTCGCGTTCGGCACATGTCTGGGCATCGGGTTCCTGCGCCGTGAGGCTGCTCAGATAGCTTGCAATGGCACCATCGTAGGCTGCCGTGTGCGCATACACCTTGGTCGCCAGAGACAGGCGCAATGCGAAGCTGGTTTGTCCGTGATGCTGGTCCATCTCCTGGAGCACCCGGGTGTAATCTGCCGGATCAATGACGACGGTGACGCCGCCAGCTTTATTGCCATGGTTCTTCGCAGCTGCGCGCAGCATCGCTGGTCCGCCGATGTCAATGTTCTCGATCGCGTCGTCGAACGTGCAGTCAGGTCTGGCAATCGTTTCGCGAAACGGATAGAGATTCACAACTAGCAGGTCGATCCGGTCGATGCCGTGTTGCGCCAGCGTGTCCATATGCTCGGTGGTGTCGCGTCTGGCCAGCAGGCCGGCATGAATCCGGGGATGCAGGGTTTTGACGCGGCCATCGAGAATCTCTGGCGAGCCGGTATGGTCAGCTACTTCGGTCACAGGCAAACCGGCTTGGGCAAGCTGTCTGGCTGTTCCCCCTGTTGAGAGAAGTCGGACATTTCGCGCATGCAGAGCCCGGGCGAAGTCGATGACACCGGTTTTATCGGAAACAGAGATCAGTGCGGTCTGGATTTTCATGATGGTCGGCTCGTTCAATCAGGGAATCGTAAGGGGCTGGGCTCAGTCGTCGATCAGTTTGTGTGCAAGAAGCTTCTTGCGCAACGTGTTGCGCGTGATGCCGAGATACACCGCTGCGCGTGACTGGTTGCCTTGTGCTCGTTCCATGGCGGCTTCAAGCAACGGCTTCTCGACACAGGAGATAACCATGTCCCACATGCCGCGAGGCTCAATGTCACCGAGATCTTCGAAGTAAGCTTTTAGATTGAGTCGGACAGACTCATCAAGGGATGGAATGGTTTTCATGTCGTGTTCAAAAGGTCAGTCAGGCAGGTGTTCCGGTCAGGCAGCCAGCTCAAGCGGTGCAAGTGCGTCCGTTTGAGTGGCCTGATGCCTGAGCCAGGATTCGATAGTCTGATATTGTTCCGAGGTGGTTTCCAGTACGTTGATCTGATCAATCAGCGTCTGGCTTGCGGGCATATCTGACAGGTACCAGCCTATGTGCTTGCGCGCTGTTCGCACTCCGGTGTACTCACCGTAAAATCGGTAGTGATCATCCAGGTGCGTCAGCAGCAGTTCGGTCAGTTCCTGCAGGGAGGGTGGTTCAAGTTTTTTTCCTGTTCTCAGGAAATGGTCGACTTCCCTGAAAATCCAGGGGCGACCCATGGCGGCCCGGCCAATCATGACAGCATCAGCGCCAGTCCATGCGAGGACCGCCCGTGCTTTTTCCGGGCTGTCGAT
This sequence is a window from Orrella marina. Protein-coding genes within it:
- the purH gene encoding bifunctional phosphoribosylaminoimidazolecarboxamide formyltransferase/IMP cyclohydrolase; protein product: MKIQTALISVSDKTGVIDFARALHARNVRLLSTGGTARQLAQAGLPVTEVADHTGSPEILDGRVKTLHPRIHAGLLARRDTTEHMDTLAQHGIDRIDLLVVNLYPFRETIARPDCTFDDAIENIDIGGPAMLRAAAKNHGNKAGGVTVVIDPADYTRVLQEMDQHHGQTSFALRLSLATKVYAHTAAYDGAIASYLSSLTAQEPDAQTCAERESWPRTLTMQVQREQTLRYGENPQQSAAFYRDPVSGSGLLANFRQLQGKELSYNNIADADAAWECVRSFEGPACVIIKHANPCGVATGETIYEAYQKALRTDPTSAFGGIIAFNRPVDASTAEAVSGQFLEVLLAPAYEGSALSVLGHKKNVRVLEVPLGTAQNTFDIKRVGGGWLVQTPDSETLDMSALKVVSDLKPTQEQMQDMLFAWKVAKFVKSNAIVYAGQGMTLGVGAGQMSRVDSARIASIKAQNAGLSLQGSAVASDAFFPFRDGLDVVVDAGAKCVIQPGGSMRDEEVISAANERGVVMVLTGMRHFRH
- a CDS encoding helix-turn-helix domain-containing protein is translated as MKTIPSLDESVRLNLKAYFEDLGDIEPRGMWDMVISCVEKPLLEAAMERAQGNQSRAAVYLGITRNTLRKKLLAHKLIDD
- the ruvC gene encoding crossover junction endodeoxyribonuclease RuvC: MRILGVDPGLRRTGFGVIDVQGANMQYVASGTILIDAQATLPARLKIILDNLREVVRDTRPDVAALEIVFVNTNPQTTLLLGQARGAALCALADSDLLVHEYTALQIKKSVVGHGKAAKQQVQDMVQRLLNLNATPGSDPADALACAICHAHMAPLAVQLEKMGWSVGAGRSTRSGSRRGRLRLKELPGESSR